From a region of the Solanum stenotomum isolate F172 chromosome 2, ASM1918654v1, whole genome shotgun sequence genome:
- the LOC125856316 gene encoding aldehyde oxidase GLOX-like, whose product MAIKTSLVYNIVLWQLHLLLLLSCHDHLNLANAAGGKWDLLMPNIGISAMHMQLLNNDRVIMYDRTDFGASNISLPDGKCRNNPKELALKVDCTAHSVEYDISTNSIRPLMVQTDVWCSSGSATSDGSLVQTGGFNDGKLMVRTFNPCNTCDWQEMGDGLVQSRWYSTNHILPDGSQIIIGGRDAFNYEFFPKTASTNNVFSLPFLQQTNVPREENNLYPFVFLNVDGNLFIFTNDRAILLDYTTNTIVKTYPQIPGGDPRNYPSTGSAVLLPLKNLRSQTVQAEVLVCGGAPKGSYLRATKGDFVGALNTCGRITITDPNPQWTMETMPLSRTMGDMVILPNGNVLIVNGAATGTAGWQIARNPVLSPVIYRPDNPSDSRFEVQTPNAIPRMYHSTAVLLRDGRVLVGGSNPNELYNFTGVVFPTELSLEAFSPSYLDVEFANLRPQIISPASHLKFTYGQRVDIRFTALGLLNRDLIKVTIVAPGFNTHSNTMNQRILVLPRGIVRQVGRFVYEVSCVFPNSGKLAPPGYYLLFVVHQDIPSEAIWVRVN is encoded by the coding sequence ATGGCCATTAAAACAAGTCTTGTTTACAACATTGTTCTTTGGCAGCTGCATTTGCTTCTATTACTATCATGTCATGATCACTTGAACTTGGCTAATGCTGCAGGTGGCAAATGGGATTTACTTATGCCCAACATTGGCATTTCCGCCATGCACATGCAACTCCTCAACAATGATAGAGTCATCATGTACGATCGTACTGACTTTGGTGCATCCAACATCTCCTTGCCTGATGGCAAATGTCGTAACAATCCTAAAGAACTTGCCTTGAAAGTCGATTGCACTGCCCACTCTGTTGAATACGACATTTCCACTAATTCAATACGACCTCTCATGGTCCAGACCGACGTGTGGTGCTCCTCGGGCTCTGCCACCTCGGATGGTTCGTTGGTCCAAACTGGTGGATTCAATGATGGTAAACTTATGGTGAGAACTTTCAACCCATGCAACACTTGTGATTGGCAAGAAATGGGAGATGGACTAGTTCAAAGTCGATGGTATTCCACCAATCATATTCTTCCTGACGGAAGCCAAATTATAATAGGAGGCCGTGATGCTTTTAACTACGAGTTTTTTCCCAAAACTGCTTCAACCAACAACGTATTTAGTCTACCTTTCCTTCAACAAACTAATGTTCCTAGAGAGGAAAACAATTTATACCCATTTGTTTTTCTTAACGTCGATGGGAATTTATTCATTTTCACCAATGATCGAGCTATATTGCTCGATTACACAACAAATACGATAGTAAAAACGTACCCACAAATACCCGGTGGTGATCCAAGAAATTATCCAAGTACGGGTTCTGCGGTTCTTCTTCCTTTAAAGAACTTGCGTTCACAAACGGTTCAAGCTGAGGTTTTGGTGTGTGGTGGAGCACCAAAAGGCTCATACCTCAGAGCAACAAAAGGGGATTTTGTGGGTGCATTAAATACTTGCGGGCGGATTACAATTACCGACCCGAATCCACAATGGACTATGGAGACCATGCCACTATCTCGAACAATGGGTGATATGGTAATTCTACCAAACGGTAACGTTTTGATTGTTAATGGAGCTGCGACGGGTACAGCTGGATGGCAAATTGCAAGGAACCCGGTTTTGAGTCCGGTGATTTACCGACCCGATAACCCATCTGATTCTAGATTCGAGGTACAAACCCCGAATGCCATACCTAGAATGTACCACTCAACTGCGGTTCTACTCCGAGATGGTCGAGTTCTTGTTGGAGGTAGCAATCCAAATGAGCTTTACAATTTCACTGGAGTAGTTTTTCCAACGGAGTTAAGCTTAGAGGCATTTTCACCATCTTATTTGGATGTGGAATTTGCTAATCTACGACCACAAATCATTTCTCCTGCTTCACATCTTAAATTCACGTATGGACAACGTGTTGACATTCGATTTACTGCTTTAGGATTACTAAATCGAGATTTGATCAAAGTGACTATCGTTGCACCGGGTTTTAATACACATTCGAATACGATGAATCAAAGAATATTGGTACTTCCAAGAGGAATTGTACGACAAGTAGGACGATTTGTGTATGAAGTGAGTTGTGTATTTCCGAATTCGGGTAAATTAGCACCGCCCGGTTACTATCTTCTATTTGTGGTTCATCAGGACATCCCAAGTGAGGCAATTTGGGTCAGGGTCAATTAA